One part of the Amaranthus tricolor cultivar Red isolate AtriRed21 chromosome 16, ASM2621246v1, whole genome shotgun sequence genome encodes these proteins:
- the LOC130802140 gene encoding protein transport protein SEC31 homolog B-like isoform X4: protein MVQHVFASTSYNGLTTVWDLRKQKSVISFYSDSNRRRCSVLQWHPDVATRLVVASDDDSSPSLKLWDMRNTMSPVREFAGHSKGVISMAWCPSESSYLLTCAKDNRTICWDINSGEIVCELPTGTNWNFDVHWYPKIPGVISASSFDGKICFYNMEACSRYGVAETDFGAAPLKAPKWYNRPVGVSFGFGGKLVSFLSKAASAGGTAGTSEVFIHSVVTEDSLVSRSSEFEAAIQNGERSSLKVLCERKSQESESEDDRETWGFLKVMFEDEGTARSKLLAHLGFSMPGEVNETVQEDLSKQVNALGLEDHEVEKATSVTDQQATPKFFDNGEDFFNNLPSPKAETPVSSASNNFVGDAVPNEELKQTEDDVLEESADPAFDDAVQRALIVGNYKEAVALCISANKMADALVIAHVGGASLWESTRDQYLKTSRSPYLKIVSAMVSHDLMNLVNTRSLKSWKETLALLCTFAQGEEWTRLCDELASKLLAAGNTLAATLSYICAGNIEKTVEIWSHCLSAEAEEKPYVNRLQDLMEKTIVFALATGQKRFSSFLCKLIEKYAEILASQGQLSTALEFLKLLGEDISAELVILRDRIAVSSQPETEAEKTISYENIQAPSGSLYGAESGSYGDNSQSYYSGSGTAHFQSVPGSGHYGGNYAQPHPYQGYAAPTPYQPTPPTNQLFVPPQSQQIPQQRNFTPPPVSSQPPSSTFVPAPAPVLRNAEQYHQPTLGSQLYPGSTNSSFQSGPPGPGSLGSISSQPGVIPGQRMPQVVALTPTRGFMPLSSPGTVAQRPGMVSTQPTSPTQPASAQPAVVPQATPATVQTANTSSVPAHLKPVVATLTRLYNETSEALGGARANALKKKEIDDNSRKLGALFTNLNTGNISKNAAEKLVQLCQAVDNGDYSTALQIQALLTANEWDECGSWLINVKRMIKLRQNLVI from the exons ATGGTCCAACATGTCTTTGCTTCCACTTCATACAACGGGTTAACTA CTGTTTGGGATCTAAGGAAGCAGAAGTCAGTTATCAG TTTTTATTCAGATTCAAACAGAAGGCGTTGCTCTGTTTTGCAGTGGCATCCTGATGTAGCAACTCGGCTTGTTGTTGCATCAGATGATGATAGTTCACCTTCTCTTAAG CTGTGGGATATGAGGAATACTATGTCACCTGTGAGGGAATTTGCAGGGCATTCAAAAG GTGTAATTTCAATGGCGTGGTGCCCTAGTGAAAGCTCCTACTTACTTACTTGTGCCAAAGATAACCGTACAATTTGCTGGGATATTAATTCTGGAGAG ATAGTCTGTGAGTTGCCTACTGGAACTAACTGGAATTTTGACGTACATTGGTATCCGAAAATACCTGGGGTTATATCTGCGTCATCGTTTGATGGAAAAATTTGCTTCTACAATATGGAG GCTTGCAGCCGTTATGGGGTTGCAGAAACTGATTTTGGTGCAG CACCTTTGAAAGCTCCAAAATGGTATAATCGACCAGTGGGTGTTTCTTTTGGTTTTGGTGGAAAGCTTGTTTCATTTCTTTCAAAAGCGGCCTCTGCTGGTGGTACCGCCGGAACATCAGAG gTTTTTATCCATAGTGTGGTAACAGAAGACAGTTTGGTGAGTCGTTCATCTGAATTTGAAGCTGCCATCCAAAATGGAGAAAGATCATCTCTTAAAGTTTTATGTGAAAGGAAATCACAAGAATCTGA ATCTGAAGATGATAGAGAAACTTGGGGCTTCTTGAAAGTTATGTTTGAAGATGAGGGAACAGCAAGGTCAAAGCTTTTAGCACATCTAGGTTTCAGTATGCCAGGAGAAGTGAATGAAACTGTTCAAGAAGATTTATCTAAGCAAGTTAATGCCCTTGGGCTTGAAGACCATGAAGTAGAGAAAGCAACCTCTGTAACTGATCAGCAAGCTACTCCCAAATTTTTTGACAATGGAGAAGACTTTTTTAATAACCTTCCTAGTCCTAAAGCTGAAACTCCTGTATCAAGTGCGAGCAACAACTTTGTTGGAGATGCTGTTCCAAATGAGGAACTGAAACAAACAGAAGATGATGTTCTTGAAGAGAGTGCTGATCCAGCGTTTGATGATGCAGTTCAGCGTGCTTTGATAGTTGGAAACTACAAGGAGGCGGTCGCATTATGCATATCGGCTAATAAAATGGCTGATGCTCTTGTGATTGCTCATGTCGGTGGTGCTTCTTTGTGGGAATCTACTCGTGATCAATATCTGAAGACAAGTCGTTCGCCGTATCTCAag ATTGTTTCTGCAATGGTGAGTCATGACCTCATGAACCTTGTGAACACTAGATCTTTGAAGTCGTGGAAAGAGACTTTAGCTCTTCTTTGCACT TTTGCACAAGGAGAGGAGTGGACTCGGCTTTGTGATGAGCTTGCATCAAAACTCTTGGCTGCTGGAAACACGCTGGCTGCTACACTTTCTTATATTTGTGCTGGTAATATTGAGAAAACTGTGGAGATATGGTCGCATTGTCTATCTGCAGAAGCTGAGGAAAAACCATATGTTAATCGTCTACAA GATTTGATGGAGAAGACTATAGTTTTTGCCTTAGCCACTGGACAGAAACGATTTAGTTCATTCTTGTGCAAGCTGATTGAAAAATATGCTGAAATTTTGGCCAGCCAAGGGCAGTTGTCCACGGCATTGGAATTTCTAAAGCTTTTGGGGGAGGATATATCTGCTGAGCTTGTCATCTTAAGAGACCGCATTGCAGTTTCTTCCCAGCCAG AGACAGAAGCTGAAAAAACAATTTCTTATGAGAATATACAAGCACCATCAGGATCTTTATACGGTGCTGAATCTGGAAGTTATGGTGACAATTCGCAATCATATTACTCT GGTTCTGGAACAGCTCATTTCCAGTCAGTTCCTGGTTCTGGTCATTATGGTGGCAATTATGCACAGCCTCATCCCTATCAAGGATATGCAGCTCCCACACCTTATCAGCCAACGCCACCTACCAACCAGTTATTTGTTCCACCTCAATCACAACAGATTCCCCAG CAGCGGAACTTTACTCCTCCACCTGTCAGTTCTCAGCCTCCTTCAAGTACATTTGTCCCAGCTCCTGCACCAGTTTTGAGAAATGCTGAGCAATATCACCAACCTACATTGGGCTCTCAGCTTTATCCA GGATCTACTAACTCGAGTTTTCAATCTGGGCCACCTGGACCTGGTTCACTTGGCTCTATATCATCTCAACCAGGAGTTATCCCTGGTCAAAGGATGCCCCAAGTTGTGGCGCTTACACCAACCCGTGGGTTTATGCCACTGAGCAGTCCTGGTACTGTTGCTCAAAGACCTGGGATGGTCTCGACGCAACCAACAAGTCCCACTCAGCCTGCGTCAGCACAGCCAGCTGTTGTACCTCAAGCTACCCCAGCAACTGTCCAGACTGCTAATACTTCGAGTGTGCCAG CGCACCTCAAGCCTGTTGTAGCAACATTGACAAGGCTGTATAATGAGACTTCAGAAGCACTTGGTGGTGCTCGTGCAAATGCTCTCAAGAAGAAAGAAATAGATGATAATTCGAGGAAGCTGGGTGCTTTGTTCACAAACCTTAACACTGGAAACATATCTAAGAATGCTGCTGAAAAGCTTGTACAACTCTGTCAAGCTGTAGATAATGGCGACTACAGCACGGCCTTGCAGATTCAG GCACTCCTTACTGCAAACGAATGGGACGAGTGCGGCTCCTGGCTCATAAACGTAAAGAGAATGATAAAGTTGAGGCAGAATCTCGTCATTTGA